The following coding sequences lie in one Methylotenera versatilis 301 genomic window:
- a CDS encoding c-type cytochrome encodes MSNNDNEYKGSTIKQLILVIPGAILAFTLLISLIAKTSSVVGTPAAEVPQAVVAQVDENIKPVASVEVAAADAGPHVDKSGEEVVKGVCSACHTAGLMGSPKIGDKGQWGPRIAQGYDTLISHAINGIRSMPARGGNAALTDGEIANAVAYMANQGGANFTPPASKAAAPADAKTAEAAPVAAVAAPATKAAEKKAEAVAVVEKAAAPAVVATAAPAASKGKSGQEVYKAVCSMCHGGGLMGAPKFGDKDQWGPRIAQGHDTLVTHALKGIRMMPAKGGNADLSDDEVAGAVKYMANEAGAGF; translated from the coding sequence ATGAGCAATAACGATAATGAATATAAAGGCTCCACAATCAAGCAATTAATCTTGGTAATTCCAGGTGCTATTTTAGCATTTACCTTATTGATTTCATTGATCGCAAAAACCTCTAGTGTGGTAGGTACACCAGCAGCCGAAGTGCCTCAAGCTGTGGTTGCTCAAGTTGACGAAAATATTAAGCCAGTGGCGAGTGTTGAGGTTGCGGCAGCGGATGCTGGTCCTCACGTGGATAAAAGTGGTGAAGAAGTTGTTAAGGGCGTCTGTAGTGCTTGCCACACAGCGGGCTTAATGGGCTCACCTAAAATTGGTGATAAAGGTCAATGGGGTCCTCGTATTGCGCAAGGCTATGATACGCTTATCAGCCATGCAATTAATGGTATTCGTAGTATGCCTGCTCGTGGTGGTAATGCTGCGTTGACAGATGGTGAAATTGCAAATGCAGTTGCGTATATGGCTAATCAAGGTGGCGCTAACTTTACGCCACCAGCGTCAAAAGCTGCTGCCCCTGCTGATGCGAAAACCGCAGAAGCTGCTCCAGTAGCGGCTGTTGCGGCACCTGCAACAAAAGCTGCAGAGAAAAAAGCCGAAGCTGTAGCCGTTGTAGAAAAAGCTGCAGCACCAGCTGTTGTTGCAACTGCAGCTCCTGCTGCAAGCAAAGGTAAAAGCGGTCAGGAAGTCTACAAAGCGGTTTGTAGTATGTGTCACGGTGGTGGTTTGATGGGTGCGCCTAAATTTGGTGATAAAGATCAGTGGGGGCCGCGTATTGCACAAGGCCACGACACATTGGTAACTCATGCGCTTAAAGGTATTCGTATGATGCCAGCTAAAGGTGGTAATGCTGATTTGAGCGATGATGAAGTTGCAGGCGCAGTCAAATACATGGCGAATGAAGCAGGCGCAGGGTTCTAA
- a CDS encoding ArsI/CadI family heavy metal resistance metalloenzyme, whose amino-acid sequence MKRMHLHISVEDINKSIGFYNSLFGATPTVSKPDYAKWMLDDPSVNFAISQRGARAGLDHIGIQVESDTELLEIKNRLEKAELSLLTEEGSTCCYAKSDKHWVQDPSGIAWETYHTLDSAPTFSGQESAEPSAACCVPATQKVQFISRK is encoded by the coding sequence ATGAAAAGAATGCATTTACACATCTCTGTTGAAGATATTAATAAAAGTATTGGTTTTTACAATAGCTTATTTGGTGCTACACCTACTGTTTCAAAACCTGACTATGCGAAATGGATGCTAGATGACCCATCGGTTAACTTTGCTATCAGTCAGCGTGGCGCCAGAGCTGGCTTAGACCATATCGGCATTCAAGTGGAAAGCGATACTGAGCTTTTGGAAATTAAAAATCGGTTAGAAAAAGCTGAACTTAGTTTGCTGACTGAAGAGGGCAGTACTTGTTGCTATGCCAAATCAGATAAGCATTGGGTACAAGATCCATCAGGTATTGCTTGGGAAACCTACCATACGCTAGATAGTGCGCCTACATTTAGCGGTCAAGAAAGCGCTGAACCTAGTGCTGCATGTTGCGTGCCTGCTACACAAAAAGTGCAGTTCATTTCTAGAAAATAG
- a CDS encoding symmetrical bis(5'-nucleosyl)-tetraphosphatase → MATYAIGDIQGCYHAFQALLARIDFNPKLDELWLVGDLINRGSGSLEVLRWCYAHQDSLKVVLGNHDLHALVVAAGFVNAHKGDTLDAILQADDRDVLLTWLRHQHLVYQNESYLMVHAGLLPQWTSEQSAAYATEVEAVLRGEDYLDFLAHMYGNQPDSWSDELLGLDRLRVITNAMTRLRVCTEQGVMEFSFKGELTDIPVGFVPWFDVENRASRDKHVIFGHWSALGLQQRQNVYALDTGCLWGGQLTAMNLETKAITQVQSHPLDKPIKLKLKL, encoded by the coding sequence ATGGCAACATATGCAATAGGCGATATTCAAGGTTGCTACCATGCTTTTCAAGCATTGCTGGCTCGTATTGATTTTAATCCAAAGCTCGATGAGCTCTGGCTGGTTGGCGATTTAATCAATCGGGGCAGTGGCTCGCTTGAAGTGCTGCGTTGGTGTTATGCGCATCAAGATAGCCTAAAAGTGGTGTTGGGTAATCATGATCTGCATGCGCTGGTTGTGGCAGCTGGGTTTGTTAACGCGCACAAGGGTGATACTTTAGATGCAATACTGCAGGCGGATGATCGCGATGTTTTGTTAACTTGGTTGCGACATCAGCATTTGGTTTATCAAAATGAATCGTATTTAATGGTTCATGCTGGCTTGCTGCCACAATGGACAAGTGAGCAGTCCGCTGCATACGCCACAGAGGTAGAGGCGGTATTGCGCGGTGAGGATTACTTGGATTTCTTAGCACATATGTATGGTAATCAGCCTGATAGTTGGAGTGATGAGTTGCTGGGTTTGGACCGGTTGAGGGTGATTACCAATGCCATGACGCGGCTAAGAGTATGCACAGAGCAAGGCGTAATGGAGTTTAGTTTTAAGGGTGAACTGACAGATATTCCTGTGGGATTTGTGCCTTGGTTTGATGTGGAAAATCGCGCAAGCCGAGATAAACATGTGATTTTTGGACATTGGTCTGCCCTAGGTTTGCAGCAACGGCAGAATGTATATGCGCTAGACACAGGCTGTTTGTGGGGTGGTCAGCTTACTGCCATGAATCTAGAAACCAAAGCAATTACACAAGTGCAATCACACCCGCTCGATAAGCCAATCAAGCTTAAGCTAAAGCTTTAA
- a CDS encoding c-type cytochrome, producing MLTLHSVCLRLSGAFHFLRSTPMLRVVASLSLLVVSVVPLCHAADPTIQTGETIYRKGVLISGEALEGKRDDGATSMGADAACINCHQRSGLGSKEGRISIPPITGRYLFHARASSVENLDLPYVEGIRPNREPYTDESLAKAIREGIDSEGKPLNYLMPRYQLNDADMAALIGHLKHLDQRRLPGVDDTVLHFATIITPDADPIKAKGMLDVIEHYFAVKNTFPIGATPPVRSSRKMMYMVNRHWQLHIWRLNGPATGWQMQLEKHLAQEPVLAVVSGIGGANWAPVHAFCEKSTIPCLFPNVEAPPAEADRDFYSLYFSKGVLLEAGLIANNLLKQHDENMVTQIRQVYRAGDGGEEGAMALAALLEPHGFKFEAHALAKELPASSVANALNETKSENVLVLWLRPPDISALSQVPDVPSTVFVSGLLGGLEHAPLPPDWRKRIQLTYPFDLPKHRRVGVDFARGWFSISHIPVVDEQVQADTYLACGLLAETLSHMTDTFVREYLIERMQSMIEHRIVTGYYPHLALASGQRFASKGGYIVRFASGEGKDVIKPSEWIRP from the coding sequence ATGCTAACTCTTCATTCAGTATGTCTGCGGCTGAGCGGTGCATTTCATTTTCTCCGCTCAACGCCAATGCTAAGGGTGGTCGCTAGCCTATCGCTACTAGTTGTATCAGTGGTGCCGTTGTGTCACGCAGCCGATCCAACAATACAGACAGGTGAAACAATCTACCGTAAAGGTGTGCTGATATCAGGCGAAGCGTTGGAGGGAAAACGTGATGATGGCGCGACTAGTATGGGTGCAGATGCAGCTTGCATCAATTGCCACCAGCGCAGCGGCTTGGGCTCTAAGGAGGGTCGCATTTCCATTCCGCCTATCACTGGTCGTTATCTGTTTCACGCACGAGCTTCAAGTGTAGAGAATCTTGATTTGCCATATGTCGAGGGCATACGTCCTAATCGCGAGCCTTATACGGATGAAAGCCTCGCCAAGGCGATTCGAGAAGGTATAGATTCCGAAGGAAAGCCACTCAACTATCTAATGCCGCGTTATCAACTCAATGATGCCGATATGGCAGCGCTCATCGGGCATCTTAAACACCTCGATCAGCGACGGCTGCCTGGGGTTGATGACACGGTACTGCATTTTGCTACCATTATCACCCCAGACGCCGACCCCATTAAAGCTAAAGGCATGCTCGATGTGATAGAACACTATTTTGCAGTCAAGAACACCTTTCCTATTGGTGCCACTCCACCAGTGCGCTCCTCTCGAAAAATGATGTACATGGTCAATCGTCACTGGCAACTGCATATTTGGCGGTTAAATGGCCCTGCGACTGGCTGGCAGATGCAGCTTGAGAAGCATCTTGCCCAAGAGCCCGTTCTAGCAGTTGTGTCGGGGATTGGCGGTGCAAACTGGGCGCCTGTCCATGCGTTTTGTGAAAAGTCGACCATTCCATGTCTTTTCCCAAATGTTGAGGCGCCACCTGCCGAAGCTGATCGTGACTTCTATTCGCTTTACTTTTCCAAGGGTGTGTTACTGGAAGCAGGCCTAATCGCTAACAATCTACTCAAACAGCATGACGAAAATATGGTGACGCAGATAAGACAAGTTTACCGTGCTGGGGATGGTGGTGAAGAGGGCGCTATGGCGCTCGCCGCTTTACTTGAGCCACATGGTTTCAAATTTGAAGCACATGCCCTAGCAAAAGAGTTACCTGCCTCCAGTGTGGCTAATGCGCTTAATGAAACCAAGTCAGAAAATGTGTTGGTCTTGTGGTTGCGACCACCAGATATTTCGGCTCTCAGTCAGGTGCCGGATGTACCCTCTACCGTGTTTGTCTCAGGCTTACTAGGCGGTCTTGAGCATGCGCCGCTACCGCCTGACTGGCGCAAACGAATACAGCTCACTTATCCATTTGACTTACCAAAGCACCGGCGTGTCGGTGTCGATTTTGCGCGCGGCTGGTTTTCAATCAGCCATATTCCTGTTGTAGATGAGCAGGTGCAGGCCGACACTTATCTTGCCTGTGGACTACTTGCTGAAACATTGAGTCATATGACCGATACTTTTGTTCGTGAATATCTGATTGAGCGTATGCAGAGCATGATAGAACATCGAATTGTGACTGGTTACTACCCACATCTGGCACTGGCGTCTGGTCAGCGTTTCGCGTCCAAAGGGGGCTATATCGTGAGGTTTGCTTCAGGTGAGGGCAAAGATGTGATTAAGCCGTCTGAATGGATTAGACCATGA
- a CDS encoding arsenate reductase ArsC yields MNILFLCTGNSCRSILAEATFNALAPNGMKAMSAGSKPTGEVHPRSIALLQREGLSTEGYHSKSWDNLPVIPDIVITVCGNAAGETCPAYLGKVVRAHWGVDDPAKATGTDAEIDAAFERAYLILRKRIEAFLELDLSELDNQMKLAQALQVVGSM; encoded by the coding sequence ATGAACATTCTATTTTTATGTACTGGCAATTCTTGCCGTTCAATCTTAGCGGAAGCTACATTTAACGCTTTAGCCCCAAATGGGATGAAAGCCATGAGTGCCGGAAGTAAACCGACAGGTGAGGTACATCCACGCTCTATCGCTTTGTTGCAGCGTGAAGGACTATCTACAGAAGGCTATCACAGCAAATCTTGGGATAACCTACCGGTGATCCCCGATATTGTGATTACCGTGTGTGGCAATGCAGCCGGTGAAACTTGCCCAGCCTATTTAGGCAAAGTCGTCAGAGCGCATTGGGGTGTTGATGATCCAGCAAAAGCGACTGGTACCGATGCTGAAATTGATGCGGCTTTTGAAAGGGCTTATTTGATATTACGCAAAAGAATTGAAGCGTTTTTAGAGCTAGATTTGTCGGAACTTGATAATCAAATGAAGCTTGCACAAGCACTACAAGTGGTTGGCTCAATGTAA
- a CDS encoding lytic transglycosylase domain-containing protein → MNRHLIVKIVLFVLGIGATHHVLADVFAFEDESGTVTLTNQPNDSRYTLILESPKVSAPALAVITNSLPPSVSSIPFRALVDEVAHTNNVEAALLHAVIATESNYITRAVSRKGAVGLMQLMPATAKRYGVKDVYDPVQNVQGGTRYLKDLLKLFDNNVRLTLAAYNAGETAVARFGNKVPPYPETREYVNKVMGLYNQYRVNSIQLTL, encoded by the coding sequence ATGAACAGACATTTAATTGTTAAAATAGTGCTGTTTGTGCTTGGTATTGGAGCAACTCATCACGTTCTTGCAGATGTTTTTGCTTTTGAAGACGAGAGTGGAACGGTTACTTTGACTAATCAGCCCAACGATAGTCGTTATACGCTGATATTAGAGTCGCCTAAAGTAAGCGCTCCTGCACTGGCGGTGATCACCAATTCCCTTCCTCCTTCCGTTTCCAGCATACCCTTCAGAGCTTTAGTGGACGAAGTAGCACACACTAATAATGTAGAGGCGGCGCTATTGCATGCCGTTATTGCTACAGAGTCGAATTACATCACTCGAGCGGTTTCTAGAAAAGGAGCTGTTGGTCTGATGCAACTGATGCCAGCGACAGCAAAACGCTATGGTGTTAAAGATGTATACGACCCAGTTCAGAACGTGCAAGGCGGCACGCGCTACCTGAAAGATTTGTTAAAGTTATTTGACAATAATGTGCGGTTGACACTGGCTGCTTACAATGCAGGAGAAACGGCCGTTGCCCGTTTCGGCAATAAAGTGCCGCCTTATCCTGAAACTAGGGAGTATGTTAATAAGGTCATGGGTCTTTATAATCAGTATCGAGTCAATAGCATTCAGCTAACGCTTTAA
- a CDS encoding SCO family protein codes for MNNALKSNQQMTKWVMHSKQTRKTQTRLKEKAYLNFKLISQAVFITTVLSTASGAFAHEEDDSHANHHVTTQKIKTSSAGYNLPQVNLVRADGKTVSLPDELNDGRPVIMNFIYTTCKATCPLSSQIFSQLQRKLGNEREKVHMVSISIDPEQDTPTRLTDYAFKYNAGTQWQLYTGTIEASLATQRAFDVYRGDKMNHVPVTLLRAAKGKQWLRIDGFASADDVLQQYRTLIAAQ; via the coding sequence ATGAACAATGCATTGAAATCAAATCAGCAAATGACTAAATGGGTCATGCATTCTAAGCAGACTCGCAAAACTCAAACAAGATTAAAAGAAAAAGCATACTTAAACTTCAAGTTAATCAGTCAAGCGGTGTTCATTACTACAGTTTTATCAACAGCGAGCGGAGCCTTTGCGCATGAGGAGGACGACTCGCACGCCAATCATCATGTCACCACGCAAAAAATTAAGACATCATCGGCTGGCTATAATCTGCCACAAGTGAATCTGGTACGGGCTGATGGAAAAACCGTCTCACTACCAGATGAACTAAACGATGGGCGTCCGGTTATCATGAACTTCATCTATACCACCTGCAAAGCTACCTGCCCGTTAAGTAGCCAGATATTCTCCCAATTACAGCGTAAGCTTGGTAATGAACGCGAAAAAGTTCATATGGTGTCAATTTCGATTGACCCTGAGCAGGACACGCCTACCCGTCTGACAGACTACGCTTTCAAATATAATGCAGGAACACAGTGGCAGCTATATACCGGCACCATTGAGGCCAGCCTAGCTACTCAACGCGCTTTCGACGTATACCGAGGTGACAAGATGAACCATGTACCGGTGACGTTACTCAGAGCGGCAAAGGGGAAACAATGGTTAAGGATAGATGGATTTGCCTCGGCGGACGATGTATTGCAACAATACCGTACGCTCATCGCTGCTCAATAA
- a CDS encoding response regulator has protein sequence MFKVLLVEDNVDFRHSLNKSLMLCFPAMVIAESADGKDAMVKIDYFKPDLVFMDIKLPDENGLNLTKNIKAEHSDIAVIVMTANDAPEYYRAAYQAGATYFIDKGSVSMEKIPAIVEAILGSKVCH, from the coding sequence ATGTTCAAAGTTTTATTAGTTGAAGACAATGTGGATTTTCGCCATTCCCTAAACAAAAGCCTGATGTTATGTTTTCCTGCTATGGTAATTGCAGAGTCAGCTGATGGTAAGGATGCTATGGTCAAGATTGATTATTTCAAACCTGATCTGGTTTTTATGGACATCAAGTTACCAGACGAGAATGGGCTCAATCTGACAAAGAACATCAAGGCAGAGCATTCAGACATTGCCGTTATCGTCATGACAGCCAATGATGCTCCCGAATACTATCGGGCAGCGTACCAAGCTGGCGCCACTTATTTTATTGATAAGGGGTCCGTGTCCATGGAAAAAATACCTGCAATAGTTGAAGCTATCTTAGGTTCTAAGGTCTGTCACTAA
- the arsB gene encoding ACR3 family arsenite efflux transporter, which translates to MKKSNDLQDTKLAIGAFERNLTWWVLGCIVVGIALGKVFPNLFQAIGSLKIAEVNLPVAVLIWLMIIPMLLKIDFSAMKEVLSHSKGIVITLFINWVVKPFSMALLAWIFIRHLFAGLLPVDQIDSYIAGLILLAAAPCTAMVFVWSNLCGGEPKFTLSQVAINDAIMLFAFAPLVALLLGLSSITVPWATLFLSVLLFIVVPVVISQILRKMLLSKATNALENTLKRLHPISLSALLTTLVLLFAFQGQQILAQPTIIGLLAIPITIQVYFNSMLAYWLNKKFKVAHCVAGPSALIGASNFFELAVATAIALFGFNSGAALATVVGVLIEVPVMLSVVSIVNRSREWYEAH; encoded by the coding sequence ATGAAAAAATCAAACGACTTGCAAGACACTAAACTAGCAATCGGCGCTTTTGAGCGTAATCTCACATGGTGGGTGCTTGGCTGCATTGTAGTAGGTATAGCGCTAGGTAAAGTATTTCCTAATTTATTTCAAGCGATTGGAAGCCTCAAGATTGCAGAGGTGAATTTGCCTGTAGCGGTCTTAATCTGGCTGATGATTATTCCCATGTTACTCAAAATTGACTTTAGCGCGATGAAAGAAGTGCTGTCGCATAGCAAGGGAATTGTCATTACGCTATTTATAAACTGGGTGGTCAAACCTTTCTCCATGGCACTACTTGCATGGATATTCATACGCCATCTATTTGCTGGCCTATTACCAGTTGATCAAATTGATAGTTATATTGCCGGATTGATACTATTGGCTGCTGCTCCATGCACGGCAATGGTGTTCGTATGGAGTAACCTGTGTGGAGGCGAGCCTAAATTTACACTTTCTCAGGTGGCAATAAACGACGCCATCATGTTATTTGCGTTTGCACCATTAGTGGCTTTGCTACTGGGGCTTTCCAGTATCACAGTGCCTTGGGCTACGCTATTCTTGTCTGTACTTTTGTTCATCGTAGTACCTGTAGTCATTAGTCAAATTTTACGCAAAATGCTGTTATCAAAAGCCACCAATGCTTTAGAAAACACGCTTAAACGACTGCATCCCATTTCACTTTCAGCCTTATTGACTACACTCGTTTTACTCTTTGCTTTCCAGGGCCAGCAAATCCTTGCTCAGCCTACCATCATTGGCTTGTTAGCAATCCCAATCACTATTCAGGTGTACTTTAATTCAATGCTGGCTTACTGGCTTAATAAGAAATTTAAAGTCGCGCATTGTGTGGCTGGACCATCTGCATTAATCGGGGCATCAAACTTTTTTGAGTTGGCTGTGGCTACTGCAATTGCACTATTCGGATTTAACTCAGGTGCAGCACTTGCAACTGTAGTAGGCGTGTTAATAGAAGTGCCTGTCATGCTATCAGTGGTCTCTATCGTCAATCGTAGCCGTGAATGGTACGAAGCTCATTAA
- a CDS encoding ArsR/SmtB family transcription factor, with protein MDIKLAVLQLSSIAQEARLEIFRILVQAGPDGLSAGSIGESLQIPASTLSFHLKELSHAGLINSRQVSRFIYYSANYEAMNGLLAYLTENCCAGVKDCGPASTCNPK; from the coding sequence ATGGATATTAAATTAGCAGTATTACAGCTTTCATCAATCGCTCAAGAGGCGCGTTTAGAGATATTTAGGATACTTGTACAGGCTGGCCCGGACGGCCTATCTGCTGGCAGCATTGGTGAATCGCTTCAAATCCCAGCAAGTACGCTGTCATTTCATCTTAAAGAGTTAAGCCATGCTGGGCTTATCAACTCACGCCAAGTCAGTCGATTCATATACTACTCAGCCAACTATGAAGCTATGAACGGTTTGCTTGCCTACCTCACAGAAAACTGTTGCGCTGGCGTAAAAGATTGCGGCCCTGCGTCCACTTGTAATCCTAAGTAA
- a CDS encoding PAS domain-containing sensor histidine kinase, which produces MDEEPLKHYQKRLQQLRDKAEADFAQAPALGSISAPQAVGLLTHELGVYQIELEMQNEELRLAQVALENSRDRYVDLYEFAPVGYLSITNTGLIHEVNLKAVTMLGFNRKNLIQRRFAQFIADDDKDRWYQLLQRYKRGDSEHSYSLDLQLIRSDKSTFFAHINCLQIKSTNNQLILRVAITNISQLKASSSELELLVRARTLELTDANLRLKQEIEDRKRIEAELEKSRIEFRLLVETMSEGLMVCDNKCIVTYINDRFCEMLKRPREEIVGHAAIEFIDETSQAAWSLQIANLKAGKVTSDEVKLKGPKGNGIWAKVSPSPLPDLHGGTVGNFSVFTDIDEHILAEYALRVSKNQLRKLSEQVMSAQEKERQRVSSELHDGIGQTLSAVKFCVEAGIKSICEHPTEESFRHLENVIPKIQHAIEEVRRISMALRPSMLDDIGVLATLTWFCRESSVVYKNISIQLQLDIKEEDIPVRIKVVIFRIVQEAFNNAVKHSSAERINIILKLVGSTIVLRIEDNGVGFDAKCVGSHGGVVSSGLGLASMRERAELASGIYSIDSTKGAGTKIQATWHRMS; this is translated from the coding sequence ATGGACGAAGAACCACTCAAACATTACCAAAAAAGGCTCCAGCAATTGCGAGATAAGGCCGAGGCTGACTTTGCTCAGGCTCCTGCTTTGGGTTCAATATCAGCACCGCAAGCTGTAGGTTTACTTACTCACGAACTAGGGGTTTATCAGATTGAGCTGGAGATGCAGAATGAGGAGCTGCGGCTGGCACAAGTTGCGCTAGAAAACTCACGTGACCGTTATGTAGATCTGTATGAATTTGCTCCAGTCGGTTACCTTTCTATCACCAATACGGGGCTGATCCATGAAGTTAACCTAAAAGCAGTCACAATGCTTGGCTTCAATCGTAAGAATCTTATCCAGCGACGCTTTGCACAGTTCATTGCTGATGATGATAAAGACCGCTGGTATCAATTGCTACAGCGGTATAAGAGAGGTGATAGTGAGCATAGCTACAGTTTGGATTTGCAATTAATCCGCTCTGATAAATCAACGTTCTTTGCCCATATTAATTGTCTGCAAATAAAAAGTACTAACAACCAGCTGATATTGCGCGTTGCGATTACCAATATTAGCCAGCTTAAAGCGTCGAGCTCAGAGCTAGAGTTACTCGTTAGAGCCCGTACTTTAGAACTGACTGATGCAAATCTACGTTTGAAACAAGAAATCGAAGACCGCAAGCGCATTGAGGCTGAACTGGAAAAAAGCCGGATAGAGTTTCGCTTGTTGGTTGAAACCATGAGTGAAGGTTTGATGGTATGCGACAATAAATGCATCGTCACCTATATTAATGATCGATTCTGTGAAATGCTCAAGCGTCCACGCGAGGAGATCGTTGGTCACGCTGCTATTGAGTTTATTGATGAAACCAGTCAGGCCGCTTGGAGTCTGCAAATTGCAAATCTCAAAGCGGGTAAAGTTACTTCTGATGAGGTCAAGCTGAAAGGACCGAAAGGTAATGGCATCTGGGCAAAAGTCTCACCCAGTCCATTACCTGACCTGCATGGGGGAACGGTTGGCAACTTCTCAGTCTTTACTGATATTGATGAGCATATACTCGCGGAGTACGCTTTGCGAGTGTCAAAAAATCAGCTGCGAAAATTGTCGGAACAGGTCATGTCAGCGCAGGAGAAAGAGCGACAAAGAGTCTCTTCTGAATTGCATGACGGCATTGGACAGACGTTAAGCGCGGTGAAGTTTTGCGTCGAAGCTGGTATTAAAAGTATATGTGAGCACCCTACTGAAGAGTCCTTTCGACATTTGGAGAATGTCATCCCAAAAATTCAGCACGCAATAGAAGAGGTTAGGCGCATTTCAATGGCGCTCAGACCATCCATGTTAGATGATATTGGTGTTCTAGCTACGCTCACCTGGTTCTGTCGTGAATCGAGTGTTGTGTATAAAAATATTAGCATTCAGTTGCAACTAGATATCAAAGAAGAAGATATTCCTGTTCGAATCAAAGTGGTCATCTTCAGAATCGTGCAGGAGGCATTCAATAATGCCGTCAAACATAGTAGCGCGGAGCGTATTAATATCATCTTAAAACTTGTGGGCAGTACCATTGTGTTGAGAATTGAAGACAACGGTGTTGGTTTTGATGCAAAATGTGTCGGTTCCCATGGAGGTGTTGTATCGAGTGGACTGGGGCTGGCTAGCATGCGGGAGCGTGCCGAGTTGGCCAGCGGTATATACTCAATTGACTCGACTAAAGGCGCGGGGACGAAAATACAGGCCACATGGCATAGGATGAGTTGA
- a CDS encoding lysophospholipid acyltransferase family protein: MISFASAFRIKYGVLKSIKNNAIITPTRTSRLTRYFRVSRIFLHTLLGITLAALVFPLSSKLFKLRLIKWWCRHLLAAFNIRLVSHGHLPPPYQTAGNIMFVANHISWIDIHALNSIIPTRFIAKSDIQSWPVFGYLAKKSNVLFISREKRQDAARIVHATNRSLLDGDTLCLFPEGTTTDGTEVKPFKSSIMQGAIHANAVIWPIAFRYPRQDGSINTEIAYAGETTLIESIQLVLQQKEVVVELHFLKPIATSELSEIDKDRRKLTLHIERSIKDKLKL, encoded by the coding sequence ATGATTAGTTTTGCAAGTGCGTTCCGTATAAAATATGGCGTATTGAAATCGATTAAAAACAACGCCATTATCACACCCACTAGAACTAGCAGACTCACCCGCTACTTTAGGGTTAGCCGCATTTTTTTGCACACTTTGCTAGGAATTACATTAGCAGCATTGGTATTTCCGCTATCTAGCAAGTTGTTTAAATTAAGATTAATCAAGTGGTGGTGCAGGCATTTGTTAGCGGCTTTCAACATACGGCTTGTGAGTCATGGGCATTTACCGCCGCCATATCAAACTGCGGGTAACATCATGTTTGTTGCCAACCATATTTCCTGGATTGACATTCACGCACTCAATAGCATCATTCCAACAAGATTTATCGCAAAATCAGACATTCAAAGCTGGCCAGTATTTGGCTACTTAGCTAAAAAATCGAATGTGTTGTTTATTTCTAGAGAGAAGCGTCAAGATGCTGCACGCATCGTGCATGCGACCAACCGCAGCCTGTTAGATGGCGATACGCTTTGTTTGTTTCCAGAAGGTACCACAACAGATGGCACTGAAGTTAAGCCGTTTAAAAGCAGCATTATGCAAGGGGCAATTCATGCAAATGCTGTCATTTGGCCGATTGCATTCCGCTACCCTCGTCAAGACGGCAGCATAAATACTGAGATTGCATATGCTGGCGAAACAACCTTAATCGAATCTATACAACTAGTATTGCAGCAAAAAGAAGTTGTAGTAGAGCTACATTTTTTGAAGCCTATAGCCACTTCCGAATTATCTGAAATAGATAAAGATCGCCGAAAACTGACATTACATATTGAGCGTTCGATTAAAGATAAATTAAAGCTTTAG